A window of Sphingobacterium sp. SRCM116780 contains these coding sequences:
- a CDS encoding helix-turn-helix domain-containing protein — protein sequence MEIFESKSIYRIEYELIKKVKELRLENGWSQTVLSDKMGFAETFVGKCESIEQPEKYNLRHLVILSAVFNVKGLNDFFPNGLPEDELIKIRYKKVPKLKADGTASKLSDSEIVEIVVAEEETKSKSNKGKS from the coding sequence ATGGAAATTTTTGAATCGAAGTCTATTTATAGGATTGAATACGAATTGATTAAAAAAGTAAAAGAACTCCGCTTAGAAAACGGTTGGTCGCAAACGGTACTAAGTGATAAAATGGGCTTTGCTGAAACTTTTGTAGGTAAATGCGAATCCATAGAGCAACCTGAAAAATACAATTTGAGACACCTTGTTATACTCAGCGCTGTTTTTAATGTAAAAGGTCTCAATGATTTCTTTCCGAATGGTTTACCTGAAGATGAATTGATTAAAATTCGCTATAAAAAAGTTCCTAAATTAAAAGCAGATGGTACTGCTTCTAAATTATCTGACTCCGAAATCGTAGAAATCGTCGTGGCAGAGGAAGAAACTAAGAGCAAAAGTAATAAAGGGAAGAGTTAG
- a CDS encoding TlpA family protein disulfide reductase: MNNFIKGGRVHAFFQELFCQAKTKSNPDAKKQEKSVEILRDCLVAVRRVPEDQSKMYQREVEVRPVQSGTKDEAASKTSLTIIEAERNKFHGIGRITRAERLSRYFSWTCFTPTSNLPRTNFERPTLLHSSCTTLLPQLARENSGATAIKQRSSCKETPKLVRRKCEESPNMVSILFIVFQQFFGKIRNLSNCKSVCFSYHRNTRVTPRKEDKTTQLLPYECPRITPLNREEILKLLLKNGGSAKRLSKWSNFLRRLSAYFEYDRLCRGFKNVFIERVRGMKDGGTLRTIALHPIIRFFKTLNYSILLFTCLAVCPIIRLSAQEPRKDSGVNGLTFQLDNYIDFKFDQALTDKVKIEHPTIDFKQFPVKWYKIKEGKIKSISVGNQIPDSILNIPIWVVNDSLGREMLTLRELSFKKFIVLDFWARWCSPCLKSVDHWEEIHDAVKADIAVLPVNIDFDFWALKYAKDRKWKNTQVIGPAGYFFAQYFLGQALVGPNVWIKDGRLFGVTKASQSSYAFINLLRSGKIDELPVETRYPSVYSNSSNNSN, translated from the coding sequence ATGAACAATTTTATTAAGGGTGGGAGAGTACATGCCTTTTTTCAGGAACTTTTCTGCCAAGCGAAAACTAAAAGCAATCCAGATGCTAAAAAACAAGAAAAATCTGTTGAAATACTTCGAGACTGCCTTGTGGCTGTTCGACGCGTTCCTGAAGATCAGTCGAAGATGTATCAACGTGAAGTTGAAGTACGCCCGGTCCAGTCTGGAACAAAAGACGAAGCAGCGTCGAAGACGAGCTTAACAATTATCGAAGCGGAGCGTAACAAATTTCACGGAATCGGTAGAATTACTAGGGCAGAGCGTCTTTCAAGGTACTTTTCTTGGACTTGCTTTACACCAACTTCTAACCTTCCTCGGACTAACTTCGAGCGCCCAACGCTTTTACACAGCTCTTGCACCACCCTTTTACCACAGTTGGCTCGGGAAAACAGCGGTGCAACAGCGATAAAACAGCGGTCCAGTTGTAAAGAAACTCCGAAGTTGGTTAGAAGAAAGTGCGAAGAGAGTCCGAATATGGTATCTATTCTGTTTATCGTTTTTCAGCAATTTTTCGGAAAAATTCGCAATTTGAGTAACTGCAAAAGTGTATGCTTCAGCTACCACAGGAATACTAGAGTAACACCTAGAAAAGAGGATAAAACTACTCAATTGCTACCGTATGAGTGCCCAAGAATTACTCCATTGAACAGAGAGGAGATACTTAAACTCTTGCTAAAAAATGGAGGGTCTGCAAAGCGCTTATCTAAGTGGTCAAACTTTTTGAGACGGCTATCTGCCTACTTTGAGTACGATCGTCTGTGTAGAGGCTTTAAAAATGTCTTCATTGAGAGGGTGAGAGGTATGAAGGATGGTGGTACTTTGAGAACTATTGCTTTGCATCCAATCATCCGTTTTTTTAAGACGTTGAACTATAGCATCCTGCTTTTTACCTGCCTTGCTGTATGTCCTATCATTCGTTTGTCAGCTCAGGAGCCCCGCAAGGACAGCGGGGTGAATGGGTTAACTTTTCAATTGGACAATTACATTGATTTTAAGTTTGATCAAGCTTTGACCGATAAGGTTAAAATAGAGCATCCAACAATCGATTTTAAGCAATTCCCAGTCAAATGGTACAAGATAAAAGAAGGAAAGATCAAAAGCATTTCTGTAGGCAATCAAATACCTGATTCAATCCTCAACATACCTATTTGGGTCGTCAATGACTCTCTGGGTAGAGAAATGTTAACACTCCGAGAACTGTCCTTTAAAAAATTTATTGTTCTTGACTTTTGGGCACGATGGTGTAGTCCTTGTTTAAAATCAGTTGATCATTGGGAAGAAATTCACGACGCTGTCAAAGCGGATATCGCGGTACTTCCCGTTAATATTGACTTTGATTTTTGGGCTTTGAAATATGCCAAGGATAGGAAATGGAAAAATACACAAGTGATAGGTCCTGCAGGCTATTTTTTTGCACAGTATTTTTTAGGACAAGCCTTGGTTGGACCCAATGTTTGGATAAAAGACGGGCGTCTCTTTGGCGTGACAAAAGCTAGCCAAAGTTCCTATGCATTTATCAACCTCTTGCGTTCGGGTAAAATAGATGAATTGCCTGTAGAAACAAGGTATCCTTCTGTTTATAGTAATAGTTCAAATAATAGTAATTAA
- a CDS encoding MauE/DoxX family redox-associated membrane protein — translation MNTKKILQMMIVIALMLLWIPISLDKFNNFELFKSALLQQPFPDELGKVLAYLLPTLELGTGLLLLYPKTRIWGLGLSAVLMVAFTTYVGLALLQVWKNLPCGCGLVFQHIGWTAHFWLNLFFLTISSVSYLLEKQIRNT, via the coding sequence ATGAACACAAAAAAGATACTACAGATGATGATCGTGATCGCATTGATGCTGTTATGGATCCCAATCAGTTTGGACAAGTTCAACAACTTCGAACTGTTCAAAAGTGCCCTATTGCAGCAACCATTTCCAGATGAGCTAGGAAAAGTATTGGCCTATTTACTTCCCACATTGGAGTTGGGAACAGGTCTGCTGCTGCTCTATCCTAAAACACGGATTTGGGGATTGGGCTTGTCAGCAGTACTCATGGTCGCCTTTACGACTTATGTTGGTTTGGCTTTATTGCAGGTCTGGAAAAACCTTCCATGTGGCTGTGGACTGGTATTCCAACATATCGGTTGGACTGCACACTTTTGGTTGAACCTATTCTTTTTAACCATCAGCAGTGTAAGCTACTTACTGGAAAAACAGATACGAAATACATGA
- a CDS encoding RagB/SusD family nutrient uptake outer membrane protein — MKKIFIIFTTISFFCCGCAADFLDVKPAKNLVVLSSITDYQALMDRVSILNEKTSQELAIMSIDDYYLLSDTWKFLSSSTQRNAYIWKADVFEGEQSRDWDNGYERIFYANTALEGLAKIAPSKDEEQLWKNVKARALFHRAWNHYNLMMLFGDYTGSIDGAGKGIPLRKASDINIPVTRSTSSETFTFIIDDLKNAVQLFDNSTYHIERPTKYSAFGLLAKIYLYLQDYETAFKYAQLTMEGNYKLIDFNTLDRNKSFPFPSYGVGNTEIVFNAWLPTVASFAQTRLCVDTDLLSLYDNHDLRRTVYFKNNTTGQVTFKGSYVGSSLLFTGISMNEIYLIAMESAVRINKLNLALELYNKLRVNRFAQNHYQHETTVDKNILLNLIWKEKRRELVMRASRWEDLKRLNKSGEHPITLQRIIEGVTYKLTPHDAKYVMPIPDYVVNMSKIDQNPR; from the coding sequence ATGAAAAAGATATTTATAATTTTTACAACCATCAGTTTTTTCTGCTGTGGATGTGCAGCAGATTTTCTAGATGTAAAACCTGCGAAGAATTTGGTTGTTCTTTCCTCCATAACTGATTATCAAGCATTGATGGATAGAGTCAGCATCTTGAATGAAAAAACATCGCAAGAGTTGGCTATTATGTCCATTGATGATTATTATTTATTATCGGACACATGGAAGTTTTTGAGCTCTTCTACTCAACGTAATGCCTATATATGGAAAGCGGATGTGTTTGAAGGCGAACAATCACGCGATTGGGACAATGGCTATGAACGTATATTTTACGCCAACACGGCATTAGAAGGTTTGGCTAAAATAGCGCCATCTAAAGATGAAGAGCAGCTCTGGAAAAATGTAAAAGCAAGAGCGTTATTTCATAGGGCTTGGAACCACTATAACCTCATGATGTTGTTTGGCGATTATACAGGAAGTATAGATGGAGCAGGAAAAGGAATACCGCTACGTAAGGCATCAGATATTAATATTCCTGTAACAAGAAGTACATCCTCGGAAACGTTCACTTTTATTATCGATGACCTAAAAAATGCTGTTCAACTGTTTGATAATAGTACTTACCATATCGAACGACCAACCAAGTATAGTGCTTTTGGGTTATTGGCAAAAATATATCTCTATCTGCAGGACTATGAAACTGCTTTTAAATATGCGCAGTTAACCATGGAAGGGAATTATAAGTTAATTGACTTCAATACATTGGATCGGAATAAATCATTTCCATTTCCTTCGTATGGGGTAGGGAATACAGAAATAGTTTTTAATGCCTGGTTGCCAACTGTTGCTTCGTTTGCACAGACTCGGTTATGTGTGGATACCGACCTTTTATCTCTGTATGATAATCATGATCTTCGTCGAACGGTCTATTTTAAAAATAATACGACGGGACAAGTGACGTTTAAGGGAAGTTATGTCGGAAGTTCGTTATTATTTACAGGCATTTCTATGAATGAAATTTACCTGATCGCAATGGAATCAGCGGTAAGGATAAATAAATTGAATCTAGCTCTTGAACTATACAATAAATTGCGCGTGAACAGATTTGCACAAAATCATTATCAACATGAGACGACAGTAGATAAGAATATATTACTGAATTTGATTTGGAAAGAGAAAAGACGAGAATTGGTTATGCGCGCTTCGCGTTGGGAAGATTTGAAAAGATTAAACAAATCTGGAGAACATCCTATTACATTGCAGCGTATTATTGAAGGAGTAACTTATAAGCTGACTCCTCATGATGCTAAATATGTGATGCCAATTCCTGACTACGTGGTCAATATGTCGAAGATAGATCAAAATCCAAGATAA
- the cas6 gene encoding CRISPR-associated endoribonuclease Cas6, which translates to MRLYLKLSGSKDPIPFNYQHLLTSSINNWLGKDNTEHGKTSIYSFSWLQNTTTSKSGIHTKNGSYFFISSYSTELIKKMLSGILKSPTLFYGISIIDVQIVETPQFNSSERFLLSSPILLRKKENGTSKHVTYEDWDFDQLLTENIKNKLKHADLSSEGIRVFFDKNYTSPKTKLINYKGVNNKTTLAPIIIEGSPEQIAFTWLVGLGESTGIGFGALK; encoded by the coding sequence ATGAGATTATATTTAAAACTTTCAGGATCAAAAGATCCAATCCCTTTCAACTATCAACATTTATTAACGAGTTCAATTAATAATTGGTTAGGAAAAGATAATACCGAACACGGAAAGACAAGTATTTATTCTTTCTCGTGGCTTCAGAACACAACCACTTCAAAATCAGGAATCCATACTAAAAATGGATCATATTTTTTTATAAGCTCCTATAGTACGGAATTAATAAAAAAAATGCTTAGTGGCATTTTAAAATCACCAACTCTTTTTTATGGAATCTCTATTATTGATGTTCAAATCGTTGAAACACCTCAATTCAATTCATCTGAAAGATTCTTGTTAAGTAGCCCTATTCTACTTAGAAAAAAAGAAAATGGCACATCAAAGCATGTGACATACGAAGATTGGGACTTTGATCAATTACTAACTGAAAATATTAAAAATAAATTAAAACATGCTGATTTAAGTTCTGAAGGTATCAGAGTTTTCTTTGACAAAAATTATACTTCTCCAAAAACGAAACTAATTAATTATAAGGGAGTAAATAACAAAACTACCCTTGCACCTATAATTATCGAAGGATCACCTGAACAAATAGCTTTCACTTGGTTGGTAGGATTAGGTGAATCTACAGGAATTGGCTTTGGAGCATTAAAATAA
- the cas3 gene encoding CRISPR-associated helicase Cas3', with protein MQLELYAKSAPEWTLLSTHLKQVSMAATTFAKYLGMDKSIALNGAILHDIGKAHPFFQERLKGTANKRDIFRHEIVSLFFLSVFPKEQWDAIIEMVVGHHKSVMNDRNEMGLLDLEEAYEYQEFHLGKWEEWSAHAFKIINELGISCQKISKEEALNNLQYCIDYCDTESKRKGYSNWRGLLMGADHFASSLINETEHQLNRIFKKPNLNFYNRQHPLYPLSYKNAHSNKKHTIVIACTGAGKTDYLFRRCRGRVFYTLPFQASINAMYKRVGRDLEEENPNIDIRVLHSTSIIVKRKEEEEEVALQSLIGSAIKILTPHQLATIALGMKGYEAMILDLKGCDIILDEIHTYSGVSQALVLKLIEVLKAINCHIHIGTATMPTILYNKVKELLGEDVLEVKLENEELDKFNRHIVHKLESFEIAKNIISEGVNNAQKILVVMNTIKDSQEVFKYINDNYPHIPSMLLHSKFKRGDRNIKERQLLGLDDNGAPINEFNTSKEACIVVSTQIVEVSLDISFDIMITATAPLDAMIQRFGRVNRKRNIETIGKLKNVYVIAPSETSKEAKPYDLTILQKSFDVLDDGKVLEERKLQPKIDQVFTEINFLQIEEHSVFKSNGNFMINKLTHRSKAILFELLDIDSVSCIIESDVELYENENFEVRLNLEIPVAYWSVANMNQSKKGNKPFIIPDVAYDFDLGLNISKIKQENFNVLNQFL; from the coding sequence ATGCAATTAGAACTATACGCTAAATCTGCTCCCGAATGGACGCTTTTATCAACACATCTAAAGCAGGTAAGTATGGCAGCTACAACATTTGCTAAATATCTTGGAATGGATAAAAGTATTGCATTAAATGGTGCCATATTGCATGATATAGGTAAAGCACATCCTTTCTTTCAAGAAAGATTAAAAGGAACAGCAAATAAACGTGATATCTTCAGACACGAAATTGTATCATTATTCTTTTTGTCAGTTTTTCCAAAAGAACAGTGGGATGCTATAATTGAAATGGTCGTTGGACATCACAAGTCAGTAATGAATGATAGAAATGAAATGGGTTTATTGGATTTGGAAGAAGCCTATGAATATCAGGAATTCCATTTAGGAAAATGGGAAGAATGGAGTGCACATGCATTTAAAATTATTAATGAACTAGGTATAAGTTGTCAAAAAATTTCAAAAGAAGAAGCTTTAAATAACTTACAATATTGTATAGATTACTGTGATACTGAATCTAAAAGAAAAGGTTATTCTAACTGGCGAGGTTTATTAATGGGTGCGGATCATTTTGCTTCTTCTTTAATAAATGAAACAGAACATCAGTTAAATCGTATATTCAAAAAACCAAATTTAAATTTTTATAATCGACAACATCCTTTATATCCATTATCATATAAAAATGCTCATTCAAATAAAAAACACACTATAGTTATAGCTTGTACAGGAGCTGGTAAGACCGATTATCTATTTAGGCGTTGTAGAGGAAGAGTTTTTTATACCCTTCCGTTTCAGGCTTCTATTAACGCCATGTATAAACGTGTAGGTAGAGATTTAGAGGAAGAAAATCCAAATATTGATATACGTGTTTTACATTCTACTTCTATAATCGTTAAACGAAAAGAAGAAGAAGAAGAAGTTGCGCTTCAAAGTTTAATCGGTTCAGCAATTAAAATACTTACTCCGCATCAACTAGCAACAATTGCTTTAGGAATGAAAGGTTATGAAGCAATGATTCTAGATTTAAAAGGTTGCGACATTATTCTCGATGAAATACACACTTATTCAGGTGTATCTCAAGCTTTAGTACTGAAACTTATTGAAGTGTTAAAAGCAATTAATTGCCATATACATATTGGCACAGCTACTATGCCAACCATCTTATATAATAAAGTTAAAGAACTTCTAGGTGAAGATGTACTAGAAGTAAAATTGGAAAATGAAGAATTAGACAAGTTTAATAGACACATTGTTCATAAGTTGGAATCGTTTGAAATAGCAAAAAATATCATCTCTGAAGGTGTTAACAATGCACAAAAAATTTTGGTGGTAATGAATACCATAAAAGATTCCCAGGAGGTATTCAAATATATTAATGATAATTATCCTCATATACCTTCAATGTTATTACATAGCAAATTCAAAAGAGGAGACCGAAATATAAAAGAAAGGCAACTACTAGGATTAGATGACAATGGAGCTCCAATTAATGAATTTAATACGAGTAAAGAAGCATGTATTGTAGTTTCTACACAAATTGTAGAAGTGAGTCTGGATATAAGCTTTGATATAATGATTACAGCTACTGCCCCATTGGATGCAATGATTCAGCGGTTTGGAAGAGTTAACCGAAAAAGAAATATAGAAACTATTGGTAAGCTAAAAAACGTATATGTTATAGCCCCATCTGAAACAAGCAAAGAAGCCAAACCTTATGACTTAACAATATTACAAAAATCATTTGATGTATTGGATGATGGAAAAGTTTTAGAAGAAAGAAAATTACAGCCTAAAATAGACCAAGTATTTACTGAAATTAATTTTCTCCAAATTGAAGAACATAGTGTCTTTAAATCAAATGGAAACTTTATGATAAATAAACTCACACACAGAAGTAAAGCTATTCTGTTTGAATTATTGGACATCGATAGTGTAAGTTGTATCATAGAGTCTGATGTAGAATTGTATGAAAATGAAAATTTTGAGGTAAGATTAAATTTGGAAATTCCAGTTGCATATTGGTCTGTTGCGAACATGAATCAGTCAAAAAAAGGGAACAAACCTTTCATTATTCCAGATGTAGCTTATGACTTTGATCTAGGTCTAAATATAAGTAAAATCAAACAAGAAAATTTTAATGTTCTAAACCAATTCTTATGA
- a CDS encoding SusC/RagA family TonB-linked outer membrane protein, translating into MIYLYYFLSKENTWIIFFAVLLQLSTFSVSYSQEKTVFRGQVRSSLDGTAVMNASIKLKNNTLIVQTDDNGNFEFKSQRDTGTLVLQHLQYHIKEVHFDSYKKFLAIQLDPRENALEEVQVYNTGYYSIPKERATGSYELVDRKQLNQSLSSNLLSRLEGLTGALSFDRRTAITKESSNEQLNLRLRGVSTIMSNAQPLIIVNNFPFDGDIADINPNDVESLVFLKDAASAAIWGAKSGNGVIVIQLKTAKNETARSIQFSYSNRIGGKPDVFNGNRFISSPDFMELEKELFQKSYFKENNTTLLSPYVYLLFQHQKGLIDDEILDRQTRLLASTDIRKDASQYLYQNSIAKIANLSLSGGGKSHGYFLSFGYDHSRFALKGNEDVRYSFRADHSFQFTPKLSAQITTDYIIRKERTNAVSMYDQSGIVPADKLMIYPYASLINTDGSYQTMPIAFSPFYIHDFMQTTGRDWLFNPLQELELRDQTNTNNALRFLSSLKYKPIDGLTLSLQYNYNLSNGAKQNYYDKNSYYARNLINRYMQLNGAFIVPDGNIRHAQTDQTVKHTGRFQMDYHKTLVNDLVLTTLIGAELSENKATIEPNQILYNFNDDTFIGLTALDYTTYFPVRPEGSARIPVSGSQVFELTDRFISYYGLGSLNWKQRYLLTGSLRWDASNLFGVKTNQKGVPLWSIGTSWLIHRESFAQSLPFTELKLRATVGENGNINKNASAFPTAAFTIGSMTRLQEALLKTAGNPQLKWERVRTWNLGLDWAVHRNTLGGSIDIFEKDCYDLLGYKNADPTTGINPAVGGVKEMINYGQFQSRGIDINLYWRQVKLGTLFLNADLKISKNWNKVIDYDIKPTTILDYFQYIVPATSGKSRDILYAFPWYGLDAETGSPLVSDGTQLGTTYGSHVSSFDYEKLLQVGNSFPLWNGSFRNEWVYNNISLSFLFTWKGAYQFRRSSVNYQELMEKWNMHTDYHNRWQKKGDELTTNVPSVPTVLDSNRENYYSNSEILIEDGDHIRLQSINLNYRLPLAKKSIKIEIIAVAENLGMIWRKNKLGIDPEYHLNYYMPPKQFTVGLRTQF; encoded by the coding sequence ATGATATATTTATATTATTTTTTAAGTAAAGAAAATACTTGGATTATTTTCTTTGCAGTTCTCCTGCAATTGTCTACTTTTTCGGTATCCTACAGCCAAGAAAAGACTGTCTTTCGAGGACAGGTTCGGTCTTCTTTGGATGGTACTGCTGTCATGAACGCCTCCATTAAATTGAAAAATAATACACTGATCGTACAAACAGATGATAACGGAAATTTTGAATTCAAAAGTCAGCGAGACACGGGAACTCTTGTGCTGCAACATCTCCAATATCATATTAAAGAAGTTCATTTTGATTCGTATAAAAAGTTTTTAGCGATACAGCTAGATCCTAGAGAAAATGCATTGGAAGAAGTTCAGGTTTACAACACAGGTTATTACTCAATTCCAAAAGAAAGAGCGACGGGTTCGTATGAATTAGTAGATAGAAAACAATTGAATCAATCTCTTTCAAGTAATCTATTGAGCCGATTAGAAGGCTTGACTGGTGCGTTGTCCTTTGATCGAAGAACAGCTATAACGAAGGAATCCTCGAATGAACAGCTGAATCTTCGGTTAAGAGGAGTGAGTACTATTATGAGTAATGCACAACCTTTGATCATTGTCAATAACTTTCCATTTGATGGTGATATTGCAGATATCAATCCAAACGATGTCGAGTCTTTGGTATTTTTAAAAGACGCAGCATCTGCAGCCATTTGGGGGGCAAAATCGGGTAATGGTGTTATTGTGATCCAACTGAAAACGGCTAAGAATGAGACGGCACGATCCATACAGTTTTCCTATAGCAATCGTATAGGGGGTAAACCTGATGTATTTAACGGGAACAGGTTCATTTCTTCTCCTGACTTTATGGAACTGGAAAAAGAACTATTCCAAAAAAGCTATTTTAAAGAAAATAATACGACGCTACTTTCTCCTTATGTCTATCTTTTGTTTCAGCATCAGAAAGGTTTGATTGATGATGAAATCTTAGACAGACAAACTAGACTACTGGCATCCACGGATATCAGAAAAGATGCATCGCAATATCTATATCAAAATTCGATAGCTAAAATAGCGAATCTTTCGCTAAGTGGTGGGGGTAAATCGCATGGTTATTTCTTGTCATTTGGGTATGACCATTCCCGTTTTGCGTTAAAAGGAAATGAAGATGTCCGTTATTCGTTTCGGGCAGATCATTCCTTTCAGTTTACACCAAAGCTTTCAGCACAGATTACAACCGATTATATCATCCGTAAGGAGCGCACAAATGCGGTTTCGATGTATGATCAATCAGGGATAGTGCCCGCTGATAAATTGATGATCTATCCGTATGCCTCATTGATCAATACAGATGGTTCATACCAGACGATGCCTATTGCTTTTAGTCCTTTTTATATCCATGATTTTATGCAAACCACTGGACGTGATTGGCTGTTTAACCCATTGCAGGAGTTGGAACTAAGAGATCAGACGAATACAAACAATGCGCTTCGATTTTTATCAAGTTTGAAATATAAACCTATAGACGGTCTGACACTTTCACTCCAATATAATTATAATCTGAGCAATGGAGCAAAGCAAAATTACTATGATAAAAATAGTTATTACGCTCGAAATCTGATCAATAGATACATGCAGTTAAATGGAGCATTTATTGTTCCAGATGGTAACATACGCCATGCACAAACAGATCAGACTGTAAAACACACGGGACGGTTCCAGATGGATTATCATAAAACACTTGTCAATGATTTGGTTTTGACAACACTGATCGGTGCTGAACTGAGTGAAAACAAAGCAACTATAGAGCCGAACCAAATCCTTTACAATTTTAATGACGATACCTTCATCGGGCTTACGGCACTGGATTATACAACCTATTTCCCTGTTCGTCCAGAAGGAAGTGCACGTATTCCGGTCTCAGGTAGTCAAGTTTTTGAATTGACAGATCGGTTTATATCGTATTACGGCTTGGGTTCTTTGAATTGGAAACAACGGTATTTGCTTACAGGTAGTTTACGTTGGGATGCTTCCAATTTGTTTGGTGTAAAGACCAATCAAAAAGGTGTACCGTTGTGGTCTATTGGCACTTCTTGGTTGATCCATCGAGAAAGCTTTGCGCAATCACTGCCCTTTACTGAATTGAAACTGCGTGCTACTGTAGGTGAAAATGGTAATATCAATAAGAATGCATCCGCTTTTCCAACGGCAGCCTTTACCATAGGAAGTATGACAAGACTGCAAGAGGCACTTTTGAAAACTGCCGGAAATCCACAGCTGAAATGGGAACGTGTGCGTACCTGGAATCTAGGACTTGACTGGGCAGTACACAGGAATACGTTGGGTGGAAGCATCGATATTTTTGAGAAAGATTGTTATGACCTTTTGGGTTATAAAAATGCAGATCCTACGACAGGGATTAATCCTGCTGTGGGCGGAGTAAAGGAGATGATCAATTATGGACAGTTTCAAAGTCGGGGAATCGATATAAACCTCTATTGGCGACAGGTGAAGCTAGGTACTTTGTTCCTGAACGCTGATCTAAAAATAAGTAAAAATTGGAATAAGGTCATCGATTATGATATAAAACCTACTACGATTTTAGACTATTTTCAATATATCGTACCAGCAACTTCTGGGAAATCTAGGGATATCTTATACGCATTTCCTTGGTATGGTCTAGATGCTGAAACGGGGAGTCCATTGGTCTCAGATGGTACACAACTCGGCACGACCTATGGTTCCCATGTTTCTAGTTTTGATTACGAAAAACTGTTACAAGTGGGTAATAGTTTTCCGCTATGGAATGGCTCCTTTCGAAATGAATGGGTATATAACAATATTTCGCTGAGCTTTTTGTTCACGTGGAAAGGTGCCTATCAATTTAGACGCAGTTCGGTTAATTATCAGGAATTAATGGAGAAATGGAATATGCATACTGATTATCATAACCGTTGGCAAAAGAAAGGAGATGAGTTGACCACGAATGTGCCTTCTGTCCCTACCGTGTTGGACAGCAATCGGGAAAATTACTATTCGAATTCGGAAATCTTAATTGAAGATGGGGATCATATCCGACTGCAAAGTATCAACCTGAACTATAGATTACCCTTGGCTAAAAAATCCATTAAAATAGAAATAATTGCAGTAGCTGAAAATCTGGGTATGATCTGGCGTAAGAATAAATTGGGTATTGATCCCGAGTACCATTTGAACTATTATATGCCTCCTAAGCAATTTACGGTAGGATTACGGACACAATTTTAA